The nucleotide window GATCGTCTGGGGCAGTCCGGGCGACATCGAAACAGCGGCGAAGGAGATTGTGATCCGCGCACGCGAGGCGACCATCGGCATTCCGTCGGAAACACGCCAGGCGCTCGACGGCGGCATCAACGGTTTCGAACGCATACTGCCGGGTCCGGATCGCATGTATCCCGACACGGATCTGCCGCCGAAACGTATCACCGAGGAACGGCTCACAAAACTGCGCGCGCAGATCCCGGTCTTTTACTGGGAACGTGAAAACTGGTACAGGACGCTGGGCATCCCGGCCGACACCATCGCGCCGCTCGCCATATCGCGCCACGCGGATCTCTTCGAAACCGCGGTGAAAGAATGGAAGCTCGATCCCGTGCTCGTGTCCGTTGCCCTTGTGCAGCACATGAAGCGTTTGCGGCGCCGCTACAAATGGCGCAGGGATCTGTCGACCGAGGTGATGGCGGGCATACTGGCCGCCGTGCGCGACGGTCTGCTGACGAAGGACGCAGTGCTCGCGGCAATGGACGCGGCGTATCGCAGCGGTGGATTCGATGCGACCGCGCTGCCGGCGCAGGTGGGTGAAACCGACGCGGCCGCCGTCATTGCGGGTGAAGCCGAGAAACTCGCGCGCGAGACGGTCCGTTACCCGCATCGCGCACACGAAATCATTACCGGCCGTTCGCTCGGGCAACTGCGCGGACGATTCGACGCGTCGCAGTGTGCGTCGATGGTGCAACGTCTTCTGGAGGAGAAACACTGATGTCGACGAACGACGCATACAAGGGCTACCGCGGCGAGGCACTTTCCACGCTCAAGGACTACGGCGCGCAGGTATGGAGTGATGTGGAGATCCGCACCAGCGGCGGCACCTACACCGGCATCATTCTCCCCCGTTCAGAGACGGCCGATCCGAAACACATTGTCATCAAACTGCGTTCCGGGTACAACATCGGCGTGGCGGCCACGACAGTCACCAACATCGCCATCGGCGGACGCAAGGAAGCGCATTACAAGATTCCCGAGAAGGCCTTCCCGTACGATCCGGTCAAGCCGCGCGTGAAGCTGTTCGGAACAGGCGGCACCATCGCGAGCCGTCTCGACTACCGCACGGGCGCGGTGATTCCGGCCTTCTCGCCGGGCGAGTTGTACGGATCCGTGCCCGAGCTGGCCGACATCTGCAATCTCGAGACCGAAAAGTTGTACGGCGTGTTCAGCGAGAACATGGGACCCGAACAGTGGCGCGGCACCGCCGAGGCCATCGGCGCCGAGATCGAGAAGGGTGTGCAAGGCATAGTGATCGGTCACGGCACCGATACCATGCATCACACGGCGGCCATGCTCACCTTCATGGTGCAGAACTCGCCCGTGCCCATCGTGATGGTGGGGTCGCAGCGTTCGAGCGACCGTCCATCGTCGGACGCGGCGCTGAACTTGATGCACGCCGTGAAAACCGCCGCCGAGAGCGACATCGCCGAGGTGATGGTGTGTATGTTTGGTCCGACCTCGAACATGTACGGTCTGTTGCACCGCGGCACACGCGTGCGCAAAATGCATTCGAGCTACCGCTCCACCTTCCGCACCATCGGCGACATTCCTCTTGCCATGGTGAGCCGCGACAAGATCGTGCCGCTGCGTCCCGATGTGGCGCCGCGCCGCCGCGACAAACAGGTGACGATCAACACCGCCTTCGAGGAGATGGTGAGCATCGTCTATTACTACCCCAACATGCGTCCCGACATCATCGACTCACTCACCGACAACGGCTACAAAGGCATCGTGATTGCCGGCACCGGCCTCGGTCATGTGAACAAGCCGCTGTACCCCGCGATAAAGCGCGCGGCGGAAAAGGGTGTCGCGATATACATGACGGTGCAGACGCTCTGGGGATACGTGCAGATGTACGTGTACGACACCGGCCGCGACCTCATGGAACTGGGTATCGTGCCGGCCGCCAACATGCTGCCCGAAGTGGCCTACGTGAAACTCGGCTGGGCTCTCGGCCAGACGAACGATCCCGAGGAACTGCGCCGCATCATGCTGACACCCGTCGGCGGCGACATCACGGAACGCGAGCCGCACAACGGTTACCTGATTTCACAGGGCGGTATTCCGGAAGTCGAGGAATTTATCTCGCACACGTGGAAGTAGGTTTTAGGAGAAAGGAGCTAGTATCTAGGAGCTAGGAGTGAGACCGCAGGATTTTCGTCCCGCTGCTTAGCTCCTAAATCCTAACTCCTAGCTCCTCTTCTCAAGCCACGGGCAGGCAATCCCGAGCTGGATTAATTTCGCTTCCAGCTCCTCGCGTTCAACGTGCCGTTTCAGCGGCTCGCCGGGAGGCGGCAGCATGCCGAGATCGCGGAGCCGCACGAGCGCTTCCTCCGCGCGGCCGTTCGCGAGCAGGCCGATGATCTCTATATCGAGGCGTGAGATTTCGAGGGCGTTGAGACGGTAATCCTCGAAGGCCTCCCAAGTCAGCGGACACCAGCGGCGCACGATCTCGCGTCCGATGATAGTGGCATATGCCCGAACTTCGAGCTGCGCGTGCGCGTCCATACGAAGTGCGAGGAAGTGCAGCAGATTGTGCAGGTCGATCTTCCAATACGCCTCGGTGTAAGTGGAGAGCGGCAGGTCCTTGCGCGCCTGTTCGCGGGCTATACCGGCGGCGATGCGGCGGTCGTAAAGATCCCGCGCCGACTGGTGAAAGGCCTGCTCTTCACGCGTCAGATCCTCGCCCTGCACCGCGTCCACAAATCCTTCGCTGCCCTGTTTGTTCGAGGCGCTCTGGAAGCGCCACTCGCCGGGAAGTGTGCCCTGCATCGCATCGATGGCGATGGAGTAGCGTGTCGAGTACTCGTTCACGTTTGCGGTGCGGTGCCGTATCCATTGCCTCCACGTGTCCATGGGGACGCGCACGTGCAATTTTAATTCACACATCTCGAAGGGTGTGCTGTGACGGTGCCGCATGAGATAACGGATCAGGCCGCGGTCCTCGAGCCGTTTCTTCGTGCCCGCGCCATACGAGACACGCGCCGCCTGCACGATGGAGGAATCGGATCCCATATAATCGACCACGCGGACAAATCCGTCGTCCAATACAGGATACGGAATTCCGAGTATCTGGTCCATTTCTTCCACACGCAGCCGTTCAAGCTGCTCGAATGCCGGTTTCTCAGCCATGAATTTCAGAAGGTTTCAGGAGGAAAAGCCACGGAGTGGCGGGAAAATCGAATCTACCTGAATTCATTCTTCGAACAAAATCTGCGAGGGACTGATCTCCAGATGCACCTCCTCCTCACCGTGAAACACCATTAACCTCGCTTCGACAGGTGTTCAGAAATGCAATAAAATCCGGGAGGTGTACAGTTTCGAAACAACGGCTTTTCTAGCAAAAAACACTGAATTCGCGATTTTTCGCCAAAATGTGCAATTATTTCACGTAAAATTTTTGGCCTGCGAATTGATGAAATATCTGCGTTCACACGTGATACAATGTTGCACACGACGATTTTCAGGTCAAACAACACATGAAAGCTTCCCTTCTGGTTCTGATTTTCCTCTGCTGCGCCGCGCCGCTCTTCGCGCAGTCGGCCACAGTGAAGACCGATTCCGATACGCTGCTTTGTGTGGTTGCCGCACCTGCGCAGGCCGCCGGCAACACTTGCATCGCCGTTGCACCGAATGCGTGTGACACGTCCATTGACACCAGTGCCGTATCCGCCTCCGCTTCAATGCGCGAAGAAGACTACAGCGCGGGTGCAAGCACCATACTTGCCACAAAAAAAATCTGCTGGCTCCCCTTCAAACGCGCCACATTTTCCTGATACACACTCTGACGTCCTTCGAAATGGAAACACGCATCAATACAGCCCCTGAAAGCACAAGCAGCACAAGCAGCACGCTTGCGGGCGTTTCCATGCCGTCGGACTCCGCAGTTTCGATTTCGGCTCACGCACGACACAGCACACTGGCGACAGAGGCAAGCAGCCATACCGGAGCCGGTGTCGCACTTCAGCATACGGCTCTGGACGTTCGGTTTGCACAGCATTCCTCACTTTCCGGCCCACACCCTGCACCTGCGATAACACGGCCGCGCGCCGCGAACAGCCCCCATCTTTTTTCGCACGAGGATATCATGGACGATTTTGCTTCGGTTGCACATAAGGACAGCGACTCCTGGATCGATGAAGCGGCGAAGGACCTTGCCGAGCGCGACCTGCTGGCGCTTGCTGCCATGCCCGAGAAAAATCCGGACCCGATCCTGGAAATCGCACTCGACGGCGCGCTGACCTTCTGCAATGCCGCCGCCCGCAGGGCCTTCCCGAACATCCTCGTCGAAGGACATTCCCACGCGGTCCTGCGCGGCATGTTTGCGTGTATCGACCGGCTGACCGCGGGCATCTCCGACGAAGAGACACGCATTGTCACGGCGGCCGGTTCGATGTGGGAACAGCGCTTTGTCTTCCACCCCGTCTCCCGCCGCGTGCGTGTATTTCACCACGACGTGACTGCCCTGAAGCGCCTCGAAAAGGAAAACCAGGAACTGAAGCAGCAGCTCGACCAGCTTCGGATGCAGACCTTCCATAACGCGCAGACCCTCGACCACGAACTGCGTTCAGAATTGAACATCATTATCGGGTATGCGCAGCTCCTGAGCGAGGCCGCCCGCGAAAAGACCGATCTCGATCCCGCGCAACTGACCCCGTACATCGAATTCGCGGGCGAACGTATTTCCGAGCTGCTGGATGCATATACACTTACGACGGACAAGGACGCGCCGGTGCCCGGCGGCACTGTCGACATCCCGCTCGCAGTCCTTCCCGCAGTGTGACACCCCAGGGATCTACCCTCCTTTTTTCTCCGTGCCCATAAAAAGAACGCGCCGGGAGTGATGGCCCGGCGCGTTCGATTTTTATTGTGTATTGCCGATGAGAATCAGAGCCGCGTGGTGATTCCCGCGAGCACCTGCAGACCGGTGAATTCCTTCTGCATCGTGAACAGATATTCCTTGAACGTCACAACCTGATACTTGCCCGTGAGGTTGATACCGAACGCGGGCGTAATGAAGAAATCGACTCCCGCGTGGACGTACCCGCCGAAGGCGAAGAGCGTCTTGTCCTTGTTGTGTTTGGTGCGCAGGGGCTGCAGTCCCACGATTTCCGTTGTGCCCGAGACGCCCACGTACCCGCCCACACCCGCGCCAGCAAAGGGCTGAATGGGGCCTTCGGGGATGACGGTCACCGAGAGTCCGACAGTGATGGGCACGATGGCGGCCCATGCATCAGCTTCCTGCACGAGTGCGGGATCGTTGATCTGCTCGCTGAATTTGAAGGCATACGACGAATACCAGCCACCGAGCGAGAAGTCGAAGGTCAGCGGACGGCCGATATCGTAGCGATAGTGGAAGTCGAGTCCCACCGCCTGCGACTGATCGATCTGCTGTTTGTCGATGTTGTCGTTGGTGAAGGTCTTTTCATGATCCTTCGGGAACCAGAGGCCCGCGCGGACGGAGAAAAGATCCAGGCTGCGACCGCGTTCCACCACGACGGTTCTTTCCTGGGCCAAGGAGCTTCCTGCGAGCATTGCCGCAAGAACGAGTGTGTA belongs to Ignavibacteriota bacterium and includes:
- the gatD gene encoding Glu-tRNA(Gln) amidotransferase subunit GatD yields the protein MSTNDAYKGYRGEALSTLKDYGAQVWSDVEIRTSGGTYTGIILPRSETADPKHIVIKLRSGYNIGVAATTVTNIAIGGRKEAHYKIPEKAFPYDPVKPRVKLFGTGGTIASRLDYRTGAVIPAFSPGELYGSVPELADICNLETEKLYGVFSENMGPEQWRGTAEAIGAEIEKGVQGIVIGHGTDTMHHTAAMLTFMVQNSPVPIVMVGSQRSSDRPSSDAALNLMHAVKTAAESDIAEVMVCMFGPTSNMYGLLHRGTRVRKMHSSYRSTFRTIGDIPLAMVSRDKIVPLRPDVAPRRRDKQVTINTAFEEMVSIVYYYPNMRPDIIDSLTDNGYKGIVIAGTGLGHVNKPLYPAIKRAAEKGVAIYMTVQTLWGYVQMYVYDTGRDLMELGIVPAANMLPEVAYVKLGWALGQTNDPEELRRIMLTPVGGDITEREPHNGYLISQGGIPEVEEFISHTWK
- a CDS encoding FAD-dependent thymidylate synthase; translation: MAEKPAFEQLERLRVEEMDQILGIPYPVLDDGFVRVVDYMGSDSSIVQAARVSYGAGTKKRLEDRGLIRYLMRHRHSTPFEMCELKLHVRVPMDTWRQWIRHRTANVNEYSTRYSIAIDAMQGTLPGEWRFQSASNKQGSEGFVDAVQGEDLTREEQAFHQSARDLYDRRIAAGIAREQARKDLPLSTYTEAYWKIDLHNLLHFLALRMDAHAQLEVRAYATIIGREIVRRWCPLTWEAFEDYRLNALEISRLDIEIIGLLANGRAEEALVRLRDLGMLPPPGEPLKRHVEREELEAKLIQLGIACPWLEKRS
- a CDS encoding outer membrane beta-barrel protein: MKTAVYTLVLAAMLAGSSLAQERTVVVERGRSLDLFSVRAGLWFPKDHEKTFTNDNIDKQQIDQSQAVGLDFHYRYDIGRPLTFDFSLGGWYSSYAFKFSEQINDPALVQEADAWAAIVPITVGLSVTVIPEGPIQPFAGAGVGGYVGVSGTTEIVGLQPLRTKHNKDKTLFAFGGYVHAGVDFFITPAFGINLTGKYQVVTFKEYLFTMQKEFTGLQVLAGITTRL